In Calothrix sp. PCC 7507, one DNA window encodes the following:
- a CDS encoding DUF1997 domain-containing protein, translating into MLSTNGEYPSLEITEAILPVASGLAEAEDTLTGTNVATLTKFYGRYEDYMEMYAPAQTVAEYLNGHASWFSRCAEPMKVQPLGENGYALIIGKFGSFGYEVEPKVGLELLPPESGIYRIRTIPVPDYHPPGYDVDYRASLQLSESAGEVTRVEWELDLEVHLHFPRFIQRLPKSLIQSTGDRLLNQIVRQVSRRLTRKVQEDFHQSLRLPFPASFKKKK; encoded by the coding sequence ATGCTTTCAACAAATGGTGAATACCCATCTTTGGAAATAACAGAAGCAATTTTGCCTGTGGCGTCAGGCCTAGCAGAAGCCGAGGATACACTCACAGGAACAAATGTAGCGACGCTCACAAAATTTTATGGTCGCTATGAAGATTATATGGAAATGTACGCCCCAGCACAAACGGTTGCTGAGTATCTTAATGGTCACGCCTCATGGTTTTCGCGTTGTGCTGAACCAATGAAGGTACAACCGCTAGGAGAAAATGGCTACGCTTTAATTATCGGTAAATTTGGCTCTTTTGGTTATGAAGTAGAGCCGAAAGTTGGTTTAGAACTTTTACCCCCAGAATCAGGTATCTACCGCATTCGTACCATCCCCGTTCCTGATTACCATCCACCTGGTTATGACGTGGACTATCGCGCATCGCTACAGTTATCAGAGAGCGCGGGTGAGGTGACACGAGTGGAATGGGAATTGGATTTGGAAGTTCATCTTCACTTTCCCCGGTTTATTCAGCGATTACCCAAGTCTTTAATCCAATCTACAGGCGATCGCCTACTTAACCAAATCGTTCGCCAAGTCTCCCGCCGCTTAACACGCAAAGTCCAAGAAGATTTTCATCAGTCTTTAAGATTACCCTTTCCCGCTAGTTTTAAGAAAAAGAAGTAA
- a CDS encoding pitrilysin family protein gives MFPASVFRLDNGLTFIHQQIPTTPVVVADVWVRAGATLEPDPWFGMAHFLEHMIFKGTATSPPGAFDHNIENRGGVSNAATSYDYAHYSLTTAAPYLEETLPHLGDLLLNAAIPEDEFIRERDVVLEEIRSYHDDPDWIGFQALMQSIYQRHPYGRSVLGTEQELMQQSPEAMRCFHRAHYQPENMTVVIVGGIAQDSALELVNRSFKDFAERFDCPQLEKVLEPKITGIRRQEIYLPRLEQARLLMAWTAPGVEQLRTGYGLDLLAVILSEGRTSRLVRDLREEQQLVQGICSNFSLQRESSLFTITAWLEPEYLEQVESLICAHLENLRNTEISQQELERAQRLLCNDYAFSTETPNQLTGLYGYYSTIAHAELAVKYPQQIQSFNTQELQKLAKQYLSPQNYAVTVLKPR, from the coding sequence GTGTTTCCAGCCTCGGTTTTTCGACTAGACAATGGTTTAACGTTTATTCATCAACAAATTCCCACTACCCCTGTAGTTGTGGCGGACGTTTGGGTGCGTGCTGGAGCCACCTTGGAGCCAGATCCGTGGTTTGGTATGGCGCACTTTTTGGAACATATGATTTTTAAAGGTACAGCAACCTCACCCCCTGGGGCTTTCGATCATAACATTGAAAATAGAGGCGGAGTGAGTAATGCCGCTACAAGTTATGATTATGCTCATTATTCGCTAACTACAGCGGCTCCTTATCTAGAAGAAACGCTGCCCCACTTAGGGGATCTATTATTGAATGCTGCTATTCCTGAAGATGAATTTATCCGTGAACGGGACGTAGTGCTAGAAGAAATCCGCTCCTACCACGATGATCCAGACTGGATAGGATTTCAGGCTCTCATGCAGAGCATCTACCAGCGCCATCCTTACGGACGTTCCGTATTAGGCACAGAACAAGAACTCATGCAACAGTCACCAGAGGCTATGCGCTGTTTTCATCGCGCTCACTACCAGCCGGAAAATATGACGGTGGTGATTGTTGGGGGAATTGCCCAAGATTCAGCTCTAGAATTAGTTAATCGCTCCTTTAAGGATTTTGCTGAACGCTTTGATTGTCCCCAGTTAGAAAAAGTCTTGGAGCCGAAAATCACGGGAATTCGTCGTCAAGAAATATATTTACCACGGCTAGAGCAAGCCAGGTTGCTGATGGCGTGGACGGCTCCAGGAGTTGAACAACTCCGTACTGGTTATGGGTTAGACTTGTTAGCAGTGATCCTTTCCGAAGGGCGGACTTCACGCTTAGTCAGGGATTTGCGAGAAGAACAACAATTAGTACAGGGAATTTGCAGCAATTTTTCCTTACAACGGGAATCGAGTTTATTTACAATTACTGCGTGGTTAGAGCCAGAATACCTGGAGCAAGTTGAGTCGTTGATTTGCGCTCACTTAGAGAATTTACGGAACACAGAAATTAGCCAGCAGGAACTTGAGCGGGCGCAGAGGTTGCTGTGTAATGACTATGCCTTTTCTACAGAAACGCCAAATCAACTGACTGGACTTTATGGATACTACAGCACGATCGCCCACGCTGAATTAGCAGTGAAATATCCCCAGCAGATTCAGTCATTTAATACCCAAGAACTGCAAAAATTAGCTAAACAGTATCTTTCACCCCAAAATTACGCGGTGACTGTACTTAAACCCCGTTAG
- a CDS encoding peptidoglycan-binding protein codes for MPVSIGSSAVVAIAAPQKIAQAIGADSINRPNLNIGSQGERVSELQAALKLLGFYTGAVDGIYKDATANAVSQFKQAAGLNPDSIVDANTWQRLFPSEPVVASSTPVSQPKPTVVRTLNAPTQSGNVNRVVNSKPEPRPTKPRQTTTPRESKPVPTRITPILISERTPGIQYTAEGLPILRLGNRGSEVVKLQTQLQRLGFLKGGIDGDFRATTDAAVKALQTRYGLEADGVVGGATWEILLRRSR; via the coding sequence ATGCCTGTTTCCATTGGTTCCTCAGCGGTGGTAGCAATTGCCGCGCCACAAAAAATTGCCCAAGCAATCGGCGCAGATAGCATCAACCGCCCTAATCTCAACATTGGTAGCCAAGGAGAACGTGTATCTGAACTTCAGGCAGCTCTAAAACTATTGGGTTTTTACACAGGTGCAGTAGATGGTATCTATAAAGATGCCACAGCTAACGCCGTTTCCCAGTTTAAGCAAGCAGCTGGTTTGAATCCAGATAGCATCGTTGACGCCAATACTTGGCAAAGACTGTTCCCTAGTGAACCAGTAGTAGCCTCAAGCACTCCTGTATCTCAACCAAAACCCACCGTAGTCAGGACATTAAATGCTCCCACTCAGTCTGGTAATGTCAATAGGGTTGTTAATTCTAAACCTGAGCCAAGGCCAACTAAACCCAGACAAACCACAACTCCCAGAGAATCAAAGCCTGTACCAACTCGGATTACACCAATACTTATCTCTGAACGTACCCCTGGTATTCAATACACTGCAGAAGGATTGCCAATTTTGCGTTTAGGAAACCGTGGTTCAGAAGTTGTCAAGTTACAAACACAACTGCAAAGGCTTGGTTTCCTCAAAGGTGGTATAGATGGAGACTTTCGGGCGACAACCGACGCAGCAGTGAAAGCCCTGCAAACGCGCTATGGTTTGGAGGCTGACGGTGTAGTTGGTGGTGCTACCTGGGAAATTTTGTTGAGGCGATCGCGTTAA
- a CDS encoding SDR family oxidoreductase has protein sequence MKAFVAGATGETGRRIVQELIARNIPVRALVRDTETARGILSPEAELVVGDVLNPESLTAALGDSTVLLCATGAKPSFDPTGPYKVDFEGTKNLVDVAKAKGIEHFVLVSSLCTSQLFHPLNLFWLILVWKKQAEEYIQKSGLTYTIVRPGGLKNEDNSNPIVMQGADTLFDGSIPRQKVAQVSVESLFEPAARNKIVEIVSRPDAAAKSFGELFQQC, from the coding sequence ATGAAAGCATTTGTAGCAGGGGCGACAGGCGAAACAGGTCGGCGGATTGTACAAGAATTGATAGCGCGTAACATTCCTGTCCGTGCATTGGTGAGGGATACCGAGACAGCGAGAGGAATTTTGTCTCCGGAAGCCGAGTTAGTAGTTGGTGATGTGTTAAACCCAGAAAGTCTGACTGCTGCTTTAGGCGATAGCACTGTCCTACTGTGTGCTACTGGAGCAAAACCCAGCTTTGATCCTACTGGCCCCTATAAGGTAGATTTTGAGGGGACTAAAAATTTAGTAGATGTGGCTAAAGCCAAGGGAATTGAGCATTTTGTCTTGGTTTCTTCTTTGTGTACTTCCCAGTTGTTCCATCCACTGAACTTGTTCTGGCTGATTTTGGTTTGGAAAAAGCAAGCTGAGGAGTATATTCAAAAAAGTGGTCTTACCTACACGATTGTGCGTCCTGGTGGGTTGAAGAATGAAGATAACTCCAACCCAATAGTGATGCAAGGTGCTGATACATTGTTTGATGGCAGCATTCCCCGCCAAAAAGTTGCCCAGGTGAGTGTCGAGTCCCTATTTGAGCCAGCGGCACGTAATAAAATTGTGGAGATTGTATCTAGACCAGATGCTGCTGCTAAAAGCTTTGGTGAGTTATTTCAACAGTGTTGA
- a CDS encoding glycoside hydrolase family protein translates to MKGFEFKGVEKLIGPIAALLGLVCLLQWYIHGNLRSPTDPIFGVKQPPLVMKGGDPYIRALMRTISASEASGKRPYSLLYGGQQVSDLSRHPEVCVTIVTGPNTGNCSTAAGRYQIINTTWYQIAPRYHPNPMKIMFWASYSFEPEYQDTVVYRWLSDSQVWGTDISQQLRQGKLNDVLRRLSPTWTSLGYGIETNSVSRSLPKIYQKILQEELKTINQPSVNS, encoded by the coding sequence CTGAAAGGCTTTGAATTCAAAGGTGTTGAAAAACTAATTGGACCCATAGCCGCGCTTCTAGGCTTGGTATGCTTGTTGCAGTGGTATATACATGGAAATTTGCGATCGCCTACCGATCCTATTTTTGGAGTTAAACAGCCGCCCTTGGTGATGAAAGGTGGCGATCCTTATATCCGTGCTTTAATGCGAACCATCTCCGCCAGTGAAGCCAGTGGTAAGCGTCCTTATTCGCTGTTGTATGGTGGTCAGCAGGTCAGTGATCTCAGCCGTCATCCAGAGGTATGCGTCACTATTGTTACAGGGCCCAACACAGGTAATTGTTCCACAGCCGCGGGTAGATATCAAATTATCAACACTACTTGGTATCAAATTGCACCACGCTATCATCCCAACCCCATGAAAATCATGTTTTGGGCTTCTTATAGCTTTGAACCAGAGTATCAAGATACAGTAGTTTATCGTTGGTTGAGTGATTCTCAAGTTTGGGGAACTGATATTTCTCAGCAGCTGCGTCAGGGAAAGTTAAACGATGTATTGCGGCGATTGTCTCCAACGTGGACAAGTTTGGGATATGGCATAGAAACGAATTCTGTCAGTCGTTCTTTGCCTAAGATTTATCAGAAAATCTTACAAGAGGAGTTAAAAACAATTAATCAACCATCAGTTAACAGTTAA
- a CDS encoding DUF4079 domain-containing protein, producing MNLELSASFKYWLNFFHPLTMWVLFALSLYAAYLGLKVQRTRNAQGEEKKELIKGRYNIKHHQIGSILLGFLVAGSIGGMAVTYINNGKLFVGPHLLAGLGITSIVAFSAALSPYMQKGANWARVTHILLNFTLLGLFAWQAVTGVQIVQRILTNA from the coding sequence ATGAATTTGGAACTTTCTGCATCCTTTAAGTATTGGCTGAACTTCTTTCACCCACTGACTATGTGGGTACTATTCGCACTCTCGCTTTATGCTGCCTACCTCGGGCTAAAAGTACAGCGGACTAGAAATGCTCAAGGTGAAGAGAAAAAAGAACTGATTAAAGGTAGATATAACATTAAGCACCACCAAATTGGATCTATACTCCTGGGTTTTCTGGTAGCAGGTTCAATTGGTGGTATGGCTGTGACTTACATCAACAATGGGAAGTTGTTTGTCGGGCCTCACCTGCTAGCAGGGTTAGGTATAACAAGTATCGTTGCCTTTTCTGCTGCCTTGTCTCCCTATATGCAAAAAGGAGCGAATTGGGCACGTGTGACACATATTCTGCTGAATTTTACACTTTTAGGGCTTTTTGCTTGGCAGGCTGTGACTGGCGTGCAAATCGTCCAAAGAATTCTTACTAATGCGTAG
- the menH gene encoding 2-succinyl-6-hydroxy-2,4-cyclohexadiene-1-carboxylate synthase, translating to MLIAKYQFHYSLISNPTKPLILFLHGFMGNIDEFDAAIKLLSDEFSYLTLDLPGHGKTQILGGDEYYRMANTAQALISLLDELNIAKCFLIGYSMGGRLALYLTLHFPGRFLKVVLESASPGLSTEVERLERIKRDAGIARKLIRDDLSNFLSNWYNQPIFADIKNHPEYDRMLESRLQNDPLELDKSLRLMGTGSQPSLWEKLPENTQPLLLLAGEYDQKFIDVNTQMAQKCNLSQLKIIKNAGHNIHLENTQEFVQNVRDFLSK from the coding sequence ATGCTTATAGCAAAATATCAATTTCACTATTCTTTAATTAGTAACCCAACTAAACCATTAATCCTTTTTTTGCACGGTTTTATGGGTAATATTGATGAATTCGATGCAGCTATAAAATTATTATCTGATGAATTCTCTTATTTGACACTAGACCTCCCCGGACATGGCAAAACTCAGATTTTAGGTGGGGATGAATACTATAGAATGGCAAACACTGCTCAGGCTTTAATTAGCTTATTAGATGAGTTAAATATTGCCAAATGCTTTTTAATTGGTTATTCGATGGGTGGAAGATTGGCTTTATATCTCACCTTACATTTTCCCGGACGTTTTTTGAAAGTCGTTTTAGAATCAGCTTCCCCAGGTTTATCAACAGAAGTAGAACGATTAGAACGAATTAAACGTGATGCTGGAATAGCCAGAAAATTAATCAGAGATGACTTGAGTAATTTCCTCTCTAATTGGTATAACCAACCAATTTTTGCTGATATCAAAAATCATCCAGAATACGATCGCATGTTAGAAAGTCGGTTGCAGAACGATCCACTGGAATTGGATAAATCCCTACGCCTTATGGGGACTGGCTCCCAACCTTCCCTATGGGAAAAACTCCCAGAAAATACTCAGCCACTGCTTTTACTAGCAGGTGAATACGATCAAAAATTTATAGATGTCAATACACAGATGGCGCAAAAATGCAATCTATCTCAATTAAAAATAATTAAAAATGCTGGACATAATATTCACTTGGAAAATACACAAGAATTTGTGCAAAATGTCAGAGATTTTTTGAGTAAATGA
- a CDS encoding ankyrin repeat domain-containing protein, which produces MTENNDVSLLIAAKSGDIKRLCALLAVGAKVDTCDRDGTTALMFAANLGYTEIVRSLLDAGANINLHRKRYGLTALMLAASASQLDTVKLLVKRGADVNAINEDGSTALMAAALKGDVDLVTVLLAADAKVDVTDKDDDTALKLAVKHGHTAVVQAIAQNSADVNNQDEEGETLLMIAADLGYLDLVQTLLDAGADVQAKNQDGGTALLAATAAGHSAIASILLDRGAQINLQDRDGETALHLAVVEGYVDVVQVLLNRGANVQIRNHLGDTPILVAALQGHSQIVEALLIAGADIHGKNLGETPLTLAASQGHTQTVEVLLGYGADANIISDDGKTALIKAVERNRPAVIRLLLAKGADVNFQDSAKATALIWAASRGYDEVVQVLLQARANVNLKNRGGYTALAIAEFNGYKDIVQSLRQAGAQE; this is translated from the coding sequence ATGACTGAAAATAATGATGTTTCACTGCTGATAGCTGCTAAAAGTGGTGATATTAAGCGGCTGTGTGCGCTATTGGCTGTTGGTGCTAAAGTGGATACGTGCGATCGCGATGGGACTACGGCTTTAATGTTTGCGGCTAATTTAGGCTATACCGAAATTGTGCGATCGCTGCTGGATGCTGGAGCTAATATTAATTTACACAGAAAGCGCTATGGGTTGACGGCTTTGATGTTGGCTGCGAGTGCCAGTCAACTAGATACTGTCAAGCTTTTAGTCAAAAGAGGTGCTGATGTGAATGCCATTAATGAAGATGGTAGTACAGCTTTAATGGCAGCAGCACTCAAAGGTGACGTTGATTTAGTCACAGTCTTACTGGCTGCTGATGCCAAGGTGGATGTTACAGATAAAGATGATGATACTGCTTTGAAACTAGCAGTTAAGCATGGACACACAGCCGTTGTGCAAGCAATTGCACAAAATAGTGCAGATGTCAATAATCAAGATGAAGAGGGTGAGACACTCTTGATGATTGCGGCAGATTTAGGATATCTGGATCTTGTGCAAACCCTGTTAGATGCTGGGGCTGATGTGCAGGCAAAAAACCAAGATGGAGGAACGGCACTGTTAGCAGCAACAGCAGCAGGACATAGTGCGATCGCCTCAATCTTACTCGATCGAGGTGCCCAGATAAATCTCCAAGATAGAGATGGTGAAACTGCCTTACACCTCGCTGTTGTGGAAGGCTACGTTGACGTAGTGCAAGTGTTACTTAATCGGGGTGCAAATGTACAAATCAGAAACCATCTAGGTGACACACCAATACTTGTAGCAGCGTTGCAAGGACACAGCCAAATAGTTGAGGCCTTACTAATTGCTGGGGCAGACATTCATGGGAAAAACCTGGGTGAAACACCTTTGACGCTAGCCGCCTCCCAGGGACATACCCAGACAGTTGAGGTGTTGCTAGGCTATGGTGCTGATGCCAATATAATAAGTGATGATGGTAAAACGGCTTTAATCAAGGCAGTAGAACGTAACCGCCCAGCGGTGATAAGGCTACTACTTGCTAAGGGGGCAGATGTGAATTTTCAAGACTCTGCTAAGGCAACGGCGTTAATATGGGCTGCTTCAAGGGGTTATGATGAAGTTGTGCAGGTACTGCTCCAGGCTAGGGCAAATGTGAATTTAAAAAATCGCGGTGGTTATACTGCTTTGGCGATCGCAGAATTTAATGGCTATAAAGATATAGTGCAGAGTCTGCGGCAAGCTGGGGCGCAAGAGTAG
- a CDS encoding phage holin family protein has protein sequence MKNFLFTWLGTAVALVITANIVPGFSIKSFVAALVAAIIIGLVNAFIRPILSFLAFPITLLTFGLFTFVLNALTLLLASALTPRNLFEIQNFWSALLGSIVLAIVSSVINYFLRVVD, from the coding sequence ATGAAAAACTTCTTATTCACTTGGCTGGGTACTGCGGTGGCGTTGGTGATCACGGCTAACATTGTTCCTGGATTCTCCATCAAGAGCTTTGTCGCTGCCCTAGTTGCTGCTATCATCATCGGGCTAGTGAATGCTTTTATTCGCCCGATTTTGAGTTTTTTAGCGTTTCCAATTACTTTACTCACCTTTGGTTTATTTACATTTGTCCTCAATGCCTTGACTCTTTTGCTCGCAAGTGCATTGACTCCTCGTAATCTGTTTGAAATTCAAAATTTTTGGTCTGCTTTGTTAGGATCAATTGTGTTGGCGATCGTTTCTAGTGTGATTAATTATTTCTTGCGAGTGGTTGATTAA
- a CDS encoding type II toxin-antitoxin system VapC family toxin produces MSQIIVLDTHIWIWFVTQEFQLFPSHWREAIETADQVGISPVSCYEVALAQQRGRLELPYSVEQWFQEALEPTGITLFPLTAEIAYKAVSLSPVHKDPFDRLIIATAITYKAKLASIDGLFSKYSELDTQLMR; encoded by the coding sequence ATGTCTCAAATAATTGTGCTAGATACCCATATTTGGATTTGGTTTGTCACTCAAGAATTCCAGCTATTCCCGTCTCACTGGCGAGAGGCGATAGAGACGGCTGACCAAGTAGGTATTTCACCTGTATCCTGCTATGAAGTGGCTTTAGCGCAGCAAAGAGGAAGACTGGAATTGCCTTATAGTGTTGAGCAATGGTTTCAGGAGGCTTTGGAACCAACAGGTATTACATTATTTCCACTAACTGCCGAAATCGCTTACAAAGCAGTCAGCTTATCGCCTGTTCACAAAGACCCCTTTGATCGTTTGATTATCGCTACAGCAATAACTTATAAAGCGAAGCTAGCCAGTATTGATGGCTTATTTTCTAAGTATTCAGAACTCGATACACAATTAATGAGATGA
- a CDS encoding pitrilysin family protein, which produces MTQTVNPSLSNSPIHRTVLNNGIVLLVAENPAADIIAARIFVRAGSCCEMREQAGLAHLLSAVMTKGCNGLSSLEIAEKVESVGASLSTDASSDYFLLSLKTVTSDFPEILALAGQILRSPTFPETQVELERRLALQDIRSQKEQPFTVAFDQLRQVMYQDHPYAMSVLGDETTMTNLTRADLVKYHETYFRPDHLVISIAGRITPADAIKLIETVFGDWQATATTLPTPNLPDIKLEPQHQIKPLQTQQSIVMLGYLGPSVSSPDYAPLKLLSTYLGNGLSSRLFVELREKQGLAYEVSAFYPTRLFPASFVVYMGTAPENTSIALQGLRTEVELLSHTEVSPSAFQAAKNKILGQYALGKQTNGQIAQVYGWYETLGLGIEFDTKFQELIASVQVADAIAAANKYLHSPYLSLVGPEAAINNAIA; this is translated from the coding sequence ATGACTCAAACTGTGAATCCTTCCCTATCTAATTCTCCAATCCACCGCACTGTACTGAATAATGGCATTGTCTTGCTGGTAGCAGAAAATCCGGCTGCAGATATTATTGCGGCGCGAATTTTTGTTCGTGCTGGTAGTTGTTGCGAAATGCGAGAGCAGGCTGGTTTGGCGCATTTGCTGTCAGCAGTGATGACTAAAGGGTGCAACGGACTTTCTAGCTTGGAAATTGCCGAAAAAGTCGAATCGGTGGGGGCGAGTTTGAGTACTGATGCTTCCAGTGACTATTTTTTGCTGTCGCTGAAAACAGTAACATCAGATTTTCCGGAAATTTTAGCATTGGCAGGGCAGATTTTGCGATCGCCTACTTTCCCAGAAACCCAAGTGGAACTAGAACGGCGTTTAGCACTGCAAGATATCCGTTCCCAAAAAGAGCAGCCGTTTACTGTTGCTTTCGATCAACTGCGACAGGTAATGTATCAAGACCATCCCTACGCCATGTCGGTGTTAGGAGATGAGACAACCATGACTAATCTAACTCGTGCCGATTTAGTCAAGTATCACGAGACATACTTTCGTCCAGATCATCTAGTAATTAGTATTGCTGGCCGCATTACACCAGCAGATGCCATAAAACTGATAGAGACAGTTTTTGGTGATTGGCAAGCTACCGCTACAACTCTACCAACCCCGAATTTACCTGATATTAAGCTGGAACCTCAGCACCAAATCAAGCCTCTACAGACACAGCAATCAATTGTCATGCTGGGTTATTTAGGCCCCTCAGTCAGTTCTCCTGACTACGCTCCACTGAAATTGCTTTCTACCTACCTAGGAAATGGACTTTCTAGCCGTCTGTTTGTGGAATTGCGAGAAAAACAGGGATTAGCCTATGAAGTATCCGCCTTCTACCCCACAAGGCTGTTTCCTGCCTCATTCGTAGTTTATATGGGTACTGCACCAGAAAACACTAGCATCGCTTTGCAAGGACTGCGGACAGAAGTAGAGCTACTTAGTCACACAGAAGTATCGCCTAGCGCCTTCCAAGCTGCTAAAAACAAGATATTGGGACAGTATGCTTTAGGGAAACAAACTAACGGGCAAATTGCTCAGGTTTATGGTTGGTATGAAACTTTGGGATTAGGAATTGAATTTGACACAAAATTCCAGGAGTTGATTGCATCTGTGCAGGTTGCCGATGCGATCGCCGCCGCTAATAAGTATTTACACTCACCATATTTATCTTTAGTCGGCCCAGAAGCAGCAATTAATAATGCGATCGCATAG
- a CDS encoding cobalamin biosynthesis protein translates to MNDQVSKLQCHRRFLWVGIGCQRGTSWQLMARAIQQVFLEHRLEESAIAGIATIDTKASEVGLVALCRLRHWPLKIFPAETLYTVSVPNPSQITAQVMGTPSVAEAAALCASLNLSHTKTSHLCAGVPSLEKSSAQRREGVNPVLLVPKQIFRLKGEPGTVTIAVAQVDILINHSQEIINHTRNDRQHN, encoded by the coding sequence ATGAATGATCAAGTTTCCAAATTGCAATGTCATCGACGATTTTTGTGGGTGGGAATTGGCTGTCAACGAGGCACTTCATGGCAGTTGATGGCAAGAGCTATTCAGCAAGTGTTTTTAGAGCATCGACTAGAAGAAAGCGCGATCGCAGGTATTGCTACCATTGATACTAAAGCCTCAGAAGTAGGATTAGTAGCACTTTGTCGCCTACGCCATTGGCCTTTAAAAATCTTTCCAGCAGAAACTCTGTACACTGTTTCCGTTCCCAACCCGTCGCAAATTACCGCACAAGTAATGGGGACTCCAAGTGTGGCGGAGGCTGCGGCTTTGTGTGCAAGTCTAAATTTATCTCACACTAAGACAAGCCACCTTTGCGCGGGGGTTCCTAGCCTTGAGAAGAGTAGCGCGCAAAGACGTGAAGGGGTGAACCCAGTTTTATTAGTTCCTAAACAAATTTTCCGGTTAAAGGGTGAACCAGGTACAGTGACTATAGCTGTTGCTCAAGTTGATATATTAATCAACCACTCGCAAGAAATAATTAATCACACTAGAAACGATCGCCAACACAATTGA
- a CDS encoding metal-sensitive transcriptional regulator, translated as MNGSNSSFQESSPTSQPDEHSHNHHTDHTHEPVKSVHPHVHSEESLRKIVNRLSRIEGHVRGIKTMVQQSSPCPDVLLQIAAVRGALDRVARIVLDEHLTECIARASKEGNIEIEIAQLKAALDRFLP; from the coding sequence ATGAACGGATCAAACAGCTCATTTCAAGAATCTTCGCCGACATCCCAACCAGATGAACACTCCCACAATCACCACACAGATCATACTCATGAGCCGGTCAAATCTGTTCATCCCCACGTCCATAGTGAAGAGTCATTACGGAAAATTGTCAATCGACTTTCACGTATAGAAGGACACGTCCGCGGCATCAAAACAATGGTACAGCAAAGTAGCCCTTGTCCTGATGTTTTATTGCAAATTGCCGCAGTGCGGGGTGCATTAGATCGGGTAGCAAGAATTGTTTTAGACGAACATTTAACTGAGTGTATTGCTAGAGCTTCCAAAGAGGGCAATATTGAAATTGAAATTGCACAATTGAAAGCAGCTTTAGATCGGTTTTTGCCTTAA